The sequence TTATTAAAATAACAACGGGATATTTTCCTTTTTGAATAGGTCTTGTAAAAGTTCCCGAAAGAGTAATGTCTGCATCAGTATTTTTAAATTTTACCTCTTCTTCGTAATAAGGATATGGTTTGGTAGGTTCTTGAGGTCTTTTGTTTTCTGCCATTTTAGGGTTACCCTTAACTAGATTTAAAACAAGTTCGACACTACCTTCTGTATATGTTCCTTCGATTTGGCTTGTGTTTTCATTCCAAACGCCTTCATATTTTATCCCAATGTTTGACCCGTCAATGGTCAATTTTCCGTTTTTAAAAATAGTAGTTTTTGGTTTGATATCCATTACATCAAAAGTTGGAATAGCCATTTTTGATGTAATACTATTTTGATGTTCTTCAAAAAGAAAAACGAAAAGAATTTCTTTATTATCTGGTTTTTTTGTGATACCATGCCATACCCCTTCAAGGCTTTGCGAAAAAGCATTTATAGTTGCGATTAGCATAATAATTATTATGGTTATTTTTGATTTCATTTGTCTATTTATTTTTTGATTAAATTTTACACTTTCAGCTATTAATTTTTAGTTTAACACTGCTTATAGTGGTCGTTATTTATTCGTTTGATTTGATTGATGAAGTGAATCTCGAATTGTATTTATCCTAAATTACATTGCAATAAATAATTCAGTTGGCTTATGCAGCCTATATTGTGAACTTTCCTTATTAAATTGTTTTCCCTGCTTTTAAAGCTTTAGTATCCATATTAATACCTATGATTATTCCAATCAACATCCCAATACTTAAACCTATTGCTATACCCATAGACCTTTCAAGACTTGATAAAAAAATAATTCCAAATAGTATTCCGAAAGAGGATCCTAAACCAACCCCAATTTTGGTATAGTGGTTTTTTGTAATTAAAGAAAATTTATCCTTTAGATAGTTCTCGAATTTTATTTGAGCTTTTTTAAAATATTTTTTTCTATTTAAAGGATTTGATTTTAGATTCAAATTTTCGAGTTCCTTCTCTATATCTTTAATTTCATCTTTTGTGAATTCTCTAGTTTTTAATTTTTTTAGAATATAAAGGAAATTTTCGTAAACTTTGATTTCAGTTGTGTTATTCGTTTTAATTTTTAAACTTTCAAAAAAGTCTTGTGCTTCTTGTATTTTCATGATTTCTAATGTTTTCTTATTTAGTGGCTAGAATTTAAAAACATTACACATAAATTTATTTATTTTTTAAAAATTTTTTAAAAAGCCAGTAATAAGTGGCTTTTTAGCAGTATTTAATTATTCAGTTTTTCTATTTCGCTCATTAATAGTTCTAGTTTTTTTAAAACTTTTCCATAAATTGCTGAAATACAACCTCTAAACAAATTGCAAATTTTGGTATTTTCAATATGGATATTGTTTGACATTTTTATGTTGCCAAAGAAGGTTGATAATACTCCATTTGTTATCAATTTTAATTAAGTGTAAGTATTCTACCCAATTATCAGAAAATAATTTAACAGTTGCTATTCTATCGTAGATATCTAAGATTCTGACATCATTTTTTGGTTTGATTGGAAACTTTGTATTTGATTTGTTCCAGCTATTGGCATTTTGAATCATCTCCTCTTTAGCTATTGATGTACTAATTTCTTTATTATACTTTCTACTATATCCTACAGTCACTTTATTTAAGCTATCATTCATTACTTCATTCATCAATTCTGGTTTTAACTCTTGTAAAGCAATTAAGTAACCTAATGATATTCTTTTTATCTCTAAACTATCTTTTTGAGAAGCAATTTTACTTAAAGAGATATGTTGGTTGTTTATAATTTCTCTATCTCTAATAAACTTCATATTGTGATCGAAGTGTGTTTCTTTAATATGGTTTCCCTCTGTATCATATTCTTTTGTCCCTACTGAGAATCCAGATTGACTCATAACCAAATTATTATTATCATCATGATAGCTGTATTTTATATGATTTGCCTTTTTGTCATATGTATCCTGATAAGAAGCAATACCCACTGAATTATTTGTAATTTTTAAATCTTGATTAAGATTATATGTTGCTTTTGGGTTTCCATCATGATTAAGAACTATACCTGTAATACCAAATTCAAAATAGTTTGAAATGTTTTTTGGAATTTTGTTTAGATTATATCTCTTCTCAATTATCATTTTTTTGTTTTTATACCAATAATATTCAGAAATACCCCAATTAGACTCCATTGGTTTATCATTCAAATCGAAAAACTCCAACTTAGAATAACTTCCTTTCTTATC is a genomic window of Flavobacterium jumunjinense containing:
- a CDS encoding nuclear transport factor 2 family protein, whose translation is MRLKSSALVIFFLCMSTTNAQEKINNKYYGHLRYNHVSPYIQLAGIYPMNENDALSTSHYIFKYNKNKELVEIINNHYFTEKIHPLASIGAYKIRISHEEDKEIRTFFDINGKRISNDRKVYKEVFYKDKKGSYSKLEFFDLNDKPMESNWGISEYYWYKNKKMIIEKRYNLNKIPKNISNYFEFGITGIVLNHDGNPKATYNLNQDLKITNNSVGIASYQDTYDKKANHIKYSYHDDNNNLVMSQSGFSVGTKEYDTEGNHIKETHFDHNMKFIRDREIINNQHISLSKIASQKDSLEIKRISLGYLIALQELKPELMNEVMNDSLNKVTVGYSRKYNKEISTSIAKEEMIQNANSWNKSNTKFPIKPKNDVRILDIYDRIATVKLFSDNWVEYLHLIKIDNKWSIINLLWQHKNVKQYPY